One Elusimicrobiota bacterium genomic window, AATCACAATATCGCGGCCTTTGGCCACGCGGAAGAGGCGACTTTTTATTTCGTTCGTGATGTGGGGAATCACCTGGACGGTCTTTCCCAAAAACTCCCCGCGGCGTTCCTTCGCCAAAACGGTTTCGTAAATCTGTCCAGACGTGCAATTGTTGTCCCGGGACATGTCTACGTCGATAAACCGTTCGTAGTGCCCCAAATCCAAGTCGGTTTCCGCACCGTCTTCCGTGACGTAGACTTCCCCGTGTTGATAGGGGCTCATGGTCCCCGGATCCACGTTTAAATAGGGGTCCAATTTGATCATGGTCACGTTCAACCCCCGGGCTTTTAACAATCGACCGAGAGACGAAGCCGCGATCCCCTTTCCCAGAGAACTCACCACGCCGCCCGTCACGAAAATAAACTTAGCCATCGTTCCTCCCTTCCTTTCCGTTGACGGACTCACGACCCTGTGCCCCGCCGTTTCAAAATTTTTTCCACCCGGGCCACGTCCCCAGGAAGGTCCACGCCAATGGAATCGTCGGGGGTCACCGCCACGCGCAGACGAACCCCATTTTCCAAGGCACGCAACTGCTCCAACTTTTCCGCCCCTTCATAGAATCCCGGAGACCAACGAACAAAGGCCCGCAATGTTTCAGGACGGTAGGAATACACGCCCAGGTGCTTATACAGGAATCGATTGCGGGGAGGGAATGCGGGGGCTCCCTCGCGAAAATACGGCAGGGGGGAACGGGAAAAGTAAAGCGAGTCCCCCCGCTTATCCAGCAAAACTTTGACAGCGTTTGGGTCCGACCAATCCGCGGCCGTCAATGCCGTGGCCACCGTTCCCAAAACCACCGATCGGTCCTGGTGGAGGGCCAAAACCTTTCGAAGGGTCCGTGCGGTCATGAGAGGTTCGTCCCCTTGGATATTGAGATAGAGATCCGCTTTTATTCGACGAGAGACTTCGGCCACCCGGTCGGTTCCACTTCGGCATTTGTTTGACGTGAGGAGGGATTCTCCCCCAAACCCACGGACCGCCTCCACGATACGCGGGTCGTCCGTGGCGACCACAACCCGAGGCAGAGCCTTCCGTGCGGCGTTCCAAACCCACCAGATCATCGGTCGGCCCGCGATCGGGGCCAGAGGTTTTCCTGGAAATCGTTGCGCCGCGAAACGAGCGGGGATCACCCCCAAAACGTTCATGAGACTCCCTTGGTTTTCAGCGCGGAAAGGAGTTCCCGGGGGCTCACCGTCGCGGTCCCCAACTTGGCCACCACAACACCTGCCGCCACATTGGCCAAACGCGCGGCTTCCCCCAAGGGAACACCCGCGGCGAGGGCCAGACTCAAGGTGGCGATCACGGTATCCCCCGCGCCGGTCACATCGAAGACTTCCCGTGCCTGGGACGGGATATGGAGAGGCGGCTTTTTCTCCCGATAAAGACTCATGCCCCGTTCACTGCGGGTGATCAGAACAGAATGACATCGAAGCCGTCGCAGGATCCGATGTCCCAACGCGTCCACATCGGAATCACTCTGGGGAGGAAGGCCCCGAACCCCCTCCGTGGCTTCTTTCAGATTGGGGGTGATGCAATCGACCCCTCGGTAACGCAGAAAATGTTCGATTTTGGGATCCACCGTAACCAGCTTGCCTTGGCGGTGCGCCCACCCAAGAACGTTTTTTAAAAGACGGGCGCTCACCATCCCTTTCCCATAATCCGATAGGACGACCCCCTTCGAAGGGGACAACCGGTCCCGAACACTGGACAACAAACGATCCACAAGAGCGTGGGGAAAGGGGGCTCGGTTTTCCCGGTCAAAGCGAACCACCTGTTGATGACCCGCCAAAACACGGGTTTTTATAATGGTGGGGCGGGACGGGTCCCTGACGATTCCAGAAACATCCACCCCCCTCTCCCTGAGAGAGGAGAGGAGACGCTCTCCGTCGGAATCGTCACCCACCAGGGACACCAGAATGGGGTGGCCGCCCAGGGCGGCGATGTTGGCCGCCACATTTCCTGCTCCACCGGGCATGAATTCCTCATGATGGACATCCACCACGGGAACGGGCGCCTCAGGGGAAAGACGGCTCACCGCCCCGCGAATGTAACGGTCCACCATAAGGTCGCCCACCACAAGGACGGGCAACCCGGGGAAGGATCGTACGCGCGTCGCGAGATCGATCATGCCGCGGGAGTCAACTCCAGAGCGCGGGTGCGCTGGCGATAGAGGTGAGCAATGGCCAAATACGTGACGATCATTGTGACGAACACCCCCACCAACAACGCCAACATTCCCAAAAGGTTCAGACCAATGGCGAGGAGAGAAAAAAGGAAGAGATCCATTTTCACCCCCTGGGTTAAGCGTTTACTCTCTTGAAGCGCTTCAATGGGCCCGAGCGACTTTTCAATCATCACGTATCCATAAAACATAAACATGAGTCCAAGGATTATTCCTGGGACAACCAACAACAGGGTTCCCAACGCGGTGATCACCCCGTAAAGAAGGGTCGCCAGAACGTAAAACCAGAATTTGTTTTGCGGCCGCCAGAGATCCGCGTATTCCACAGGCTTACTGTCAATCAGTTTCAAGGAAATCCCCAATGCATTAAAGGTGAGATACCAGCTGAACACATTAAACCCGATTCCGATAATGACATTAAGCATTTGGGATTCCATCTTCTCTCCCAGAAAAGCGCGAAGTCCCCCCAGCAGCAAGAAGGTCGCCATAAACGCCAGCAAGAGTGGAAATCGGCTTTTGGTAATGTTCCAACCGGTCGAAAGAGCATCACGAAATGAGAGTTCGTAAGTCACAGGAAGAGCCTCCTCTGAGGATCAAACAATTGAAGCGAATGGGCGGATTATACTAAAACAAATCTCGTTAACGGGCGCCCATCTCGGGAGAGGGCGGGGCGATGGATTCTACAGAGGGATCAGGAACCGGTCCGGGTCGAAACTCCGTCATCTCCGCATCAAAAGCGCCCACCATCACCCGGGAGCGGAGGAGAACGGGAATATGGGGGGGATCCACGGTGACCCAAACTTCCAAGCGTCCACTGGCTTGGAAAATTCCGTCCCCAGCCAGGACGGGTTCCAGGTGAAAGCAGTCGAACGTCCCGGCCGGCACCTTTATTTGTTCACGCGCCCGAACATGAACGGACAGGGGCCAGGTGGTGGCCCCTGAATTAGCGTCCATTGTGAAATCTTTCCCCACTTCCAGAGGCCGGGTTCGGATGTAATACAAACTGGAAAGGACGTCATGGACGAAAGGGGGGATGGCCCCCTCCTGAACCGATTCGTTCCCCTTGCGCCACTTTTTGTAGAGGAAACGACGGCCGGGATGATCGTAGGTCGTTTCCACCCGGCGCGTGTAGCGCCCCTCACGAATGTCCTGGCGAAATTGAAGGGAACAGAGACTCTCCGCGTCGATCCACGACTCATTCGTGTCGCGAACTTTAAAAACGACATCCATCCCCTTGTTGGTTTTGGCTTCGGACAGGATCCGGTAGGTCGGCCGGCCCGCCACCGTTTCAGTGGAGACAACCTCGAGCGTGGCAAAACCGGCGGGAATAAGACCGTATTTAATGATGTAGCGAATGGATTCCCCCACGGCAAAAGGGGGGACAGGTTCCTCCCTCCATTGAAACACAAAGGAAGGGGACGTGGACACAACGATCCCCTCCCCGTGGGCCATGGGGATAAACCCCAAAAACAAAAACGCAACGGCCCAACGGGAAGGCGTCACAATCCAGCGATTCCCTTCAAAACAATGACGGCGGTTCCGGCTGCCCATCCCACCGCCGCGTTGTACTCCTTATTTTTGAGGTAACGAGACCATTGGAACCGGTCCGCGTTTTCGCGACGGAAGGGATGAAGGCTCGGAAGGAAACGCCGGTTTCGCCCCGTAAAAGTTCGCCACGCATCGCCAAAATGCTTTTCCAGGGATTGCTCCTCCACGATAATTCGCTGGGGATAAATCCAGCCGAAGAGGAACAGGAAGACCCCCCAAAGGATGACACTGGCTGTGGGGACCACGCCGGTGCCCGCCACACAAAACCCCACGGCCATGAAGAAACTTCCCGTGTAAAGAGGATGCCGGACCCAGGCATAAGGACCGTCTTGAGCCAAACGTTTTCCTTTCTCCAAATAGCCCGCCGCCCACCCCCGGAGCAACAGACCAAGGAGTGCGATCAAGAGCCCCCCCACCGCCCTCGGCCAATGATCCACATGGGACAAGAAAAGGAAAACAATCCCCGCAATGAAACCTAAAAACACACGCCACCGTGCGATCACGTTTGTTACCTCACTTTTTATTATTTTCACAACGGATCTGGCCTAAGACCATCCACGCCACGATCCTATTTCCCCAACACCAAAGCGTTCCCACCACGAAAGAGAAAGACATCCCCTCTCCATCTATCGAAAACAAAAGCGCTTAACCCGGAATCCCCAGTTGAGCGCGAGGACCGGCCAGGCTCAGAGAGCCTGGCACCTGAGGCGGCAGAGCCGCTGATGCGAGACGAAAAAAGCGGTCTTTTTTACGAACAAAAAAGTGCAGGTCGTAGGCCGCTCCCACGCGGGCCAATCCCCCTTGGCATTCCTGGCTAGCGCCGTCACACTTCCGCTCGCGCGGTCGCGGGGACTACGGACAAACTTTTTTTGGGAAGGAAAAAGGCCCGATTTTTTTGTCGAATCCCGTGATTCAACTGGGGATTTTGGGTTAAGCGACCAGCGGTTCCCCTTGTAAAAGGACGATCCAAAGAGTGGTGTCTCGCTCACGGTTTCCACCGATCGTGAATCCAGAGCCATTGCATGGGCCGTTCGCGAATCCATCCTTCCAGCACTGCCGTCATCTGCCGCGTCACAGCGTCCACCCGTTCCGGGGTGGAAGGACCTGGTTCAATGGGAAGCGGAGGATTCATCTCCACTGTCAATCGGCCTTTTTCACGCCAGCTCCGAACCGGAAGAATCGGACATCCCAGGCGAAGGGCCACCAAGGCTGGCAATCCCGTGGTGTGCGCGGGACGGCCGAAAAAAGGCACTTGCAAACCTCCCGCGGTGATGCGTTGATCGAAAAGCAGCCCCAGGAGCCCCCCGGATGACAGGTGTCGGAACGATTCACGCACCGCATTTTTATGCATCAAGACCTCGCACCCGGACCGTTTCCGAAGAGCGGTAATCCAGTCGTTCACAAAAGGGTTCTTCATGCGCCGGGCAATCACCGCGGTGGGAAACCCAGCGCGAGCCGTCGCCCAGGACGTGTATTCCCAATTTCCCAGGTGACCCGTAAAGAGGACGACCCCTTTCCCTTGGGCGTGAGCCGCCCGCAAATGCTCAGCGCCCACCACCCGAACCTCTCGATCAAATTCTGCCGTTGAAAGAACCCCCAGCCGGGCAAACTCCCACACGCTGGCCCCCAACTCAGACCAGACCCCACGGGTCCAGGCCTGAATGATTTCCGGCTTTTGTTCAGGAAAAGCCGCCCGCAGATTGGTGGCCGCCACCTGGGTTCGACGCGAAGAAAGGAACCCCACCCCACGGCCTAAAGCGCGCCCCATGGTGTTCCCAGGAAAATAGGGAAGGCGACCCATTACCCCATAGAGAAACCGGAGCGCCAGGTATTCTATGAAAAAACGGATTCGATCCACGGGTTCCATCCCTCCTCAAGACATTCCCACTCCAACCGGGCCACGATCGCCGGAAACAATTCGGGAAGACGTTCCCGGTCCTTTTCTGTGACGACAACACGACGCTCTTCCCGACGGGCTCTTTCCAAAACGCCCGCGCACTCCCGGGAGGAAAAAACATGGTGGTCCCCATACCGTTGTCCCTGAACAGAAGCCCCGAAACGGACCAAAGCCGATTCAAAAGAAGCGGGGTCCCCCAATCCGGACAAGGCCAAAAGCCGCTGGTTCTGAAGTTGTACGGAAGGGATCTCCTTCCCCGTTAAATTTTCCCAAAACGTCAAGCGCCCCTTCACCGCCACACTGGCAAGACCCCTTCCCCGAAGGTGGGCTTGAAGCGCCCCCAAACGATCGGTCGAAAGGCCCTCCGCCCGAGTGAGAAAAATCCCGTGAGCTCGTTTCAACGCCTCCGGTTTCTCCCGCCAGGGTCCCGCGGGAAGAAGCGGAGTGGGCCACTCCTCCAAGAAAACGCTCGAGGCTAATTTCGCGTCCAGGCAAACCAGGTCCCGATCCCGAAACATTCGATGATGTTGAAACCCATCATCCATCACCAGACAATCCACATCAAATTCTTCCCAGGCCCGCCGGCACGCTTGGGCCCGATCCGAACCAACAGCCACGGACACCCCCGACCGGCGCGCTAAAAAACGCGGCTCATCCCCGATCTTCTCCACCCCTGGGACCGTCTCCCCTCGATTCGGAACAAGAACCACCGGCGTTCTGTCCCTCCGGCCATACCCCCGGCTCACCACGGCCGGACGGTGCCCCCGTTTTTTAAGCTCTTCCAAGAGCCACACCACACCCGGTGTTTTGCCGGACCCCCCCACGGTCAGATTCCCCACGCAAAAAACCGGGACGGGAACTCGAACGGTTTCAAAAATCCCCCGGGCGTAGGCCGCCTCCCGAACACGGGCCATTCCCTGAAAAAGGAACGCCGGCCCACCCATCAAAACCCGCCACAAAACACCCCCCGCGCCGCGCGGGGGTGGAAAGGAGAAAGACACGTTACACGTCTCGGGCCGCCCCAAGGACGGCTTCGGTTTCTTGAACCACCCGGTCGGGGGAAACCCATTCCATACATTCGTGGCCGAACGGGCAGCGGTCCCGGTTACAGACCAAACAGGCCAATCCATCGGCTTGGACGTAGCGGTGGGGTGGTTGACGGGGGTTCCAGGACACCGGCGATGTCGGGCCGTAGACTGTTACCGTAGGTGTCCCCACCGACACCGCCAGATGCATCAACCCCGAATCGTTCGTCACCGCCACATGACAACGGGACAACACCGCCGCCGCCCGGTGGAGGGTTCCCGCAGGAAGGATCGAAACACGGGATGAAAATT contains:
- the kdsB gene encoding 3-deoxy-manno-octulosonate cytidylyltransferase; amino-acid sequence: MNVLGVIPARFAAQRFPGKPLAPIAGRPMIWWVWNAARKALPRVVVATDDPRIVEAVRGFGGESLLTSNKCRSGTDRVAEVSRRIKADLYLNIQGDEPLMTARTLRKVLALHQDRSVVLGTVATALTAADWSDPNAVKVLLDKRGDSLYFSRSPLPYFREGAPAFPPRNRFLYKHLGVYSYRPETLRAFVRWSPGFYEGAEKLEQLRALENGVRLRVAVTPDDSIGVDLPGDVARVEKILKRRGTGS
- the rfaE1 gene encoding D-glycero-beta-D-manno-heptose-7-phosphate kinase, with amino-acid sequence MIDLATRVRSFPGLPVLVVGDLMVDRYIRGAVSRLSPEAPVPVVDVHHEEFMPGGAGNVAANIAALGGHPILVSLVGDDSDGERLLSSLRERGVDVSGIVRDPSRPTIIKTRVLAGHQQVVRFDRENRAPFPHALVDRLLSSVRDRLSPSKGVVLSDYGKGMVSARLLKNVLGWAHRQGKLVTVDPKIEHFLRYRGVDCITPNLKEATEGVRGLPPQSDSDVDALGHRILRRLRCHSVLITRSERGMSLYREKKPPLHIPSQAREVFDVTGAGDTVIATLSLALAAGVPLGEAARLANVAAGVVVAKLGTATVSPRELLSALKTKGVS
- a CDS encoding DUF3108 domain-containing protein; amino-acid sequence: MGSRNRRHCFEGNRWIVTPSRWAVAFLFLGFIPMAHGEGIVVSTSPSFVFQWREEPVPPFAVGESIRYIIKYGLIPAGFATLEVVSTETVAGRPTYRILSEAKTNKGMDVVFKVRDTNESWIDAESLCSLQFRQDIREGRYTRRVETTYDHPGRRFLYKKWRKGNESVQEGAIPPFVHDVLSSLYYIRTRPLEVGKDFTMDANSGATTWPLSVHVRAREQIKVPAGTFDCFHLEPVLAGDGIFQASGRLEVWVTVDPPHIPVLLRSRVMVGAFDAEMTEFRPGPVPDPSVESIAPPSPEMGAR
- a CDS encoding isoprenylcysteine carboxylmethyltransferase family protein, which codes for MKIIKSEVTNVIARWRVFLGFIAGIVFLFLSHVDHWPRAVGGLLIALLGLLLRGWAAGYLEKGKRLAQDGPYAWVRHPLYTGSFFMAVGFCVAGTGVVPTASVILWGVFLFLFGWIYPQRIIVEEQSLEKHFGDAWRTFTGRNRRFLPSLHPFRRENADRFQWSRYLKNKEYNAAVGWAAGTAVIVLKGIAGL
- the lpxK gene encoding tetraacyldisaccharide 4'-kinase; the protein is MSFSFPPPRGAGGVLWRVLMGGPAFLFQGMARVREAAYARGIFETVRVPVPVFCVGNLTVGGSGKTPGVVWLLEELKKRGHRPAVVSRGYGRRDRTPVVLVPNRGETVPGVEKIGDEPRFLARRSGVSVAVGSDRAQACRRAWEEFDVDCLVMDDGFQHHRMFRDRDLVCLDAKLASSVFLEEWPTPLLPAGPWREKPEALKRAHGIFLTRAEGLSTDRLGALQAHLRGRGLASVAVKGRLTFWENLTGKEIPSVQLQNQRLLALSGLGDPASFESALVRFGASVQGQRYGDHHVFSSRECAGVLERARREERRVVVTEKDRERLPELFPAIVARLEWECLEEGWNPWIESVFS